In Devosia litorisediminis, one genomic interval encodes:
- a CDS encoding ABC transporter ATP-binding protein — MHIARGLAQAPTEIILDEPTNHLDIQHQIEILRLVAALPVTSIVALHDLNHAAMFCDLLAVMDKGRVVASGTPQEVLTETLLREVFNVDARIGP, encoded by the coding sequence GTGCATATTGCCCGTGGTCTGGCGCAGGCGCCGACCGAGATAATCCTCGACGAGCCAACCAATCACCTCGATATCCAACACCAGATTGAAATTCTGCGCCTGGTCGCCGCCCTGCCCGTCACCAGCATTGTGGCGCTGCATGATCTCAACCATGCGGCGATGTTCTGTGATCTGCTGGCGGTGATGGACAAGGGCCGCGTGGTAGCGAGCGGAACGCCCCAAGAAGTGCTGACCGAGACCCTGTTGCGCGAGGTGTTCAACGTCGACGCCAGGATCGGACCATGA
- a CDS encoding benzoate/H(+) symporter BenE family transporter, whose protein sequence is MSQTVQGSAGRRREYFQPLMAGALAAIVGYASTFTLVLAALTAAGASPQQAGSGLMSVCIAMGILNIVVSARLRVPVSFAWTTPGMAFLLTVGEPVGGFPAVAGAFLVAAVLIFLTGLIKPLARLMAAIPAPIANAMLAGMLLTLCLAPITAVAEMPLLALPVLLAWVIALRFARRYAVPIAVLVTGVLLASTTNLPPGALDGSWPALVPVMPVFTLDAIIRIGLPIYVVTMASQNLPGLAVMQANGFVLSPAPLFVATGLASAATAFFGGHATNLAAITAAICAGPEAHPDKAKRWPAPIATGATYLLLAPGASLAAAFIAASPPLLIQAVAGLALLSSLTGALAGALAHEETRLPAIFTFVTTASGITIIGVGAPFWGLVGGIGMLVLLRFGLKPTDQGRGS, encoded by the coding sequence GTGAGCCAGACAGTGCAGGGATCGGCGGGACGTCGTCGCGAATATTTCCAGCCATTGATGGCTGGCGCGCTGGCGGCCATTGTAGGGTATGCCAGTACGTTTACACTGGTGCTGGCAGCGCTGACGGCTGCAGGTGCATCGCCGCAACAGGCCGGATCGGGTCTGATGAGCGTATGCATCGCCATGGGCATTCTCAATATTGTGGTCAGCGCCCGCTTACGGGTGCCGGTCAGCTTCGCCTGGACGACGCCGGGCATGGCCTTCCTGTTGACCGTGGGCGAACCGGTGGGCGGTTTCCCCGCCGTGGCCGGGGCGTTTCTGGTGGCCGCAGTGCTGATCTTTCTGACGGGACTGATCAAACCGCTGGCGCGGCTGATGGCAGCAATTCCCGCGCCCATCGCCAATGCCATGCTGGCGGGCATGTTGCTGACGCTGTGTCTGGCACCCATCACCGCGGTGGCCGAAATGCCGTTGCTGGCCCTACCCGTGCTGTTGGCGTGGGTGATCGCCCTGCGCTTTGCGCGCCGCTATGCGGTGCCGATTGCCGTGCTGGTGACCGGTGTTCTGCTGGCGAGCACGACCAATTTGCCGCCGGGTGCCCTGGATGGGAGCTGGCCCGCGCTGGTGCCGGTAATGCCGGTGTTCACGCTGGACGCGATTATTCGCATCGGGCTGCCGATCTATGTTGTGACAATGGCTTCGCAGAACCTTCCGGGGCTGGCCGTGATGCAGGCCAATGGCTTCGTGCTGTCGCCAGCGCCGCTATTTGTGGCGACGGGGCTAGCCAGCGCGGCGACAGCGTTCTTTGGCGGCCATGCGACCAATCTAGCGGCGATCACGGCGGCGATCTGCGCCGGACCGGAAGCGCATCCGGACAAGGCCAAGCGCTGGCCGGCGCCGATTGCGACAGGGGCGACCTATCTGCTGCTGGCGCCGGGGGCCAGCCTGGCGGCGGCCTTCATCGCGGCGTCGCCGCCGCTGCTTATCCAGGCAGTGGCAGGACTGGCTCTGCTGTCTAGCCTGACGGGTGCGCTGGCGGGCGCGCTGGCGCATGAGGAAACGCGACTGCCGGCGATCTTCACCTTTGTGACCACCGCATCGGGAATCACCATTATCGGCGTGGGTGCTCCGTTCTGGGGGCTGGTGGGCGGCATTGGCATGCTGGTGCTGCTGCGTTTCGGGCTCAAGCCGACTGATCAGGGACGCGGGTCATGA
- the mobA gene encoding molybdenum cofactor guanylyltransferase: MTAVYALIIAGGDGQRLGGVRKGDLRVGGVRQIDRVRAALGQVVEPILVATGPAERAIALPNHACAVSDLDAPCAGPLAGLAAAVAHLAESGVTQGLLVSAAVDSPFLPTDFVPRLIAGLAAAPCAYAAWGEDFYPPNSIWRLEALQALPRDIVQAGAPPSLKALQRVLGAQKVDWADASDGNPFANINTIGDLLALQRIALN; the protein is encoded by the coding sequence ATGACAGCTGTGTATGCGCTGATCATCGCTGGCGGTGACGGGCAAAGGCTGGGCGGCGTGCGCAAGGGCGATCTGCGCGTGGGCGGTGTGCGGCAGATTGACCGGGTCCGCGCGGCGTTGGGGCAGGTCGTTGAGCCGATTCTGGTGGCGACGGGGCCAGCGGAACGTGCCATCGCCCTGCCCAACCATGCCTGCGCGGTATCCGATCTTGATGCCCCCTGTGCCGGCCCTCTGGCCGGATTGGCCGCTGCGGTGGCGCATCTGGCAGAATCAGGGGTGACGCAGGGACTGCTGGTTTCGGCGGCTGTGGATAGCCCTTTCCTGCCTACCGATTTTGTCCCCCGCCTAATCGCGGGGCTTGCCGCGGCACCTTGCGCCTATGCGGCGTGGGGCGAAGATTTTTATCCACCCAATTCGATCTGGCGGCTGGAAGCCCTGCAGGCGCTGCCTCGGGATATCGTGCAAGCGGGCGCACCGCCCAGTCTAAAGGCGTTGCAGCGGGTGCTGGGCGCGCAAAAGGTGGACTGGGCCGACGCCAGCGACGGCAATCCCTTTGCCAATATCAACACCATTGGGGACCTGCTGGCGCTGCAGCGGATCGCGCTGAACTGA
- a CDS encoding SRPBCC family protein has product MSNGMDIDGESQISLTRTIDAHIDDVFKAWTDPALIEQWQADEAELDAFEGGEYKFTTFGDDEDPEDHTVSGEILAFVENEKLVMSWVHKDEEDDEDDLIFVLDIAFKAIGADQTQITLIERGLAHADPESRIFSIEAWNAALEHLAEVME; this is encoded by the coding sequence ATGAGCAATGGCATGGACATTGACGGTGAAAGCCAGATTTCGCTGACCCGGACCATCGACGCCCATATCGATGATGTGTTCAAGGCGTGGACCGACCCGGCACTGATCGAGCAGTGGCAGGCCGACGAAGCCGAGCTGGATGCCTTTGAGGGCGGCGAATACAAGTTCACCACCTTTGGCGATGATGAAGACCCCGAAGACCATACGGTCAGCGGCGAAATCCTGGCGTTCGTCGAGAACGAAAAGCTGGTGATGAGCTGGGTTCACAAGGACGAGGAAGACGATGAGGACGATCTGATCTTCGTGCTCGATATTGCCTTCAAGGCAATTGGTGCGGACCAGACGCAGATTACGCTGATCGAACGCGGCCTGGCTCATGCCGACCCGGAATCGCGGATCTTTTCGATCGAAGCTTGGAATGCGGCGCTCGAGCATCTCGCCGAAGTGATGGAATAA
- a CDS encoding cryptochrome/photolyase family protein has protein sequence MNSTTIAWLRNDLRVADNPALAAAQRSGERVIALYIHEETIGVRPPGAAARWWLHQSLNALEVDLAALGIELQVHQGDPNVIVVALANQENASGVFWNRRYAAGERAVDTAIKEQLRAEGVAVESFGANVLIEPWEIATGQGKPYSVFTPFWKTLKQRHIEQPLDTPAAGKARSVRAVDDGYAEPHWAAKLSGHWYVGEKAARRTLADFLDYRVGRYPNERDLPDSDATSNLSPHLRFGEISPRQIWQAANMAADIAPENAGAIDKFLSELAWRDFSYHQLYHRCDIAKEPMQAKYGGMAWRDAADDLRAWQRGQTGLPMIDAGMRELWETGYMHNRVRMLVASLLSKNLLIDWRQGENWFWDCLVDGDVASNPASWQWVAGSGLDAAPYFRIFNPVTQGGRFDAEGAYVRRWVPELAAMPDKWVHTPWQAPAEVLKAAHVQIGTTYPAPIVDLKASRERALQAASAL, from the coding sequence ATGAACAGCACGACTATTGCCTGGTTGCGCAACGATCTTCGCGTGGCTGACAATCCCGCCCTTGCGGCGGCGCAGCGCTCGGGCGAGCGCGTTATCGCTCTCTACATCCATGAAGAGACCATCGGCGTGCGCCCACCGGGCGCGGCGGCACGATGGTGGCTGCATCAAAGCCTTAACGCACTGGAGGTCGATCTGGCCGCACTCGGCATCGAGCTGCAGGTCCATCAGGGTGATCCCAACGTCATCGTGGTGGCACTCGCCAACCAGGAAAACGCATCCGGTGTGTTCTGGAACCGGCGCTATGCAGCTGGCGAGCGTGCCGTGGATACCGCGATCAAGGAACAGCTGCGCGCCGAGGGCGTAGCCGTGGAATCTTTCGGCGCCAATGTGCTGATCGAGCCCTGGGAGATCGCGACGGGGCAAGGCAAACCCTATTCTGTGTTCACCCCGTTCTGGAAAACCCTCAAACAGCGTCACATCGAGCAGCCATTGGACACCCCCGCGGCAGGCAAGGCGCGGTCCGTGCGGGCAGTGGATGACGGCTACGCAGAACCGCACTGGGCAGCAAAGCTGTCCGGTCACTGGTATGTTGGCGAGAAGGCTGCCCGGCGCACGCTGGCTGACTTCCTGGATTATCGGGTCGGCCGCTATCCCAATGAGCGTGATCTGCCCGACAGCGATGCGACGTCCAATCTCTCGCCGCATTTGCGGTTTGGCGAGATCAGCCCACGCCAGATCTGGCAGGCCGCAAACATGGCCGCTGATATCGCCCCGGAGAATGCCGGCGCGATTGACAAGTTTCTCTCCGAACTGGCCTGGCGCGATTTCAGCTATCACCAGCTCTATCATCGCTGCGACATTGCCAAGGAGCCCATGCAGGCCAAATATGGGGGCATGGCCTGGCGCGACGCGGCCGATGATCTGCGCGCCTGGCAGCGCGGGCAGACCGGCCTGCCGATGATCGACGCGGGCATGCGTGAGCTTTGGGAGACCGGCTATATGCACAACCGCGTGCGCATGCTGGTGGCTTCGCTGCTGAGCAAGAACCTGTTGATCGACTGGCGGCAGGGTGAAAATTGGTTCTGGGACTGTCTGGTCGACGGCGATGTCGCCAGCAATCCGGCGAGTTGGCAATGGGTGGCGGGCAGCGGGCTGGACGCGGCTCCGTATTTCCGAATTTTCAATCCGGTCACGCAAGGCGGTCGGTTTGACGCCGAGGGCGCCTATGTGCGGCGCTGGGTGCCCGAGCTGGCAGCCATGCCCGACAAGTGGGTGCACACGCCCTGGCAGGCCCCCGCTGAGGTGCTCAAGGCGGCTCACGTGCAGATCGGCACAACCTACCCGGCACCGATCGTTGATCTGAAGGCATCGCGCGAGCGGGCATTGCAGGCAGCCAGCGCGCTGTAG
- a CDS encoding cysteine synthase A, translating to MAKHTDLISAIGNTPLIRLNRVSTLTGCDIWGKAEFLNPGQSVKDRAALFIIHDAVKSGALKPGGTIVEGTAGNTGIGLTLVANSLGFKSVIVIPETQSQEKKDALRLYGAELIEVPAKPYKNPNNYIKVSQRLAEKLNAELPEGAVWANQFDNTANRRAHAETTGPEIWQQTNGRIDGFICAVGSGGTLAGVAEALRARSEDVKIGLADPEGAALFNYYAHGELKSSGNSITEGIGQGRITANLEGLTVDNPYQISDAEALPYIFDLLEHEGLCLGGSSAINIAGAVRMARDLGPGKTIVTILCDYGNRYASKIFNPEFLHGKELPVPKWLEGRTSIDISSVMEADPA from the coding sequence ATGGCCAAGCATACAGACCTCATCTCCGCTATCGGCAATACGCCGTTGATCCGTCTCAATCGCGTTTCGACGCTGACGGGATGCGATATCTGGGGCAAGGCGGAGTTTCTCAATCCGGGCCAGTCGGTCAAGGATCGGGCGGCGCTGTTCATCATCCATGACGCTGTCAAATCCGGCGCGCTCAAGCCCGGCGGCACGATTGTGGAAGGCACGGCGGGCAATACCGGCATCGGCCTGACGCTGGTGGCCAATTCGCTGGGTTTCAAATCGGTGATCGTGATTCCCGAAACCCAGAGCCAGGAAAAAAAGGACGCGCTGCGTCTGTATGGCGCCGAATTGATCGAAGTGCCGGCGAAGCCGTACAAGAACCCGAACAATTACATCAAGGTATCGCAGCGTCTGGCCGAAAAGCTCAATGCCGAACTGCCCGAGGGCGCGGTGTGGGCCAACCAGTTCGACAACACAGCCAATCGGCGCGCCCATGCCGAAACCACCGGGCCGGAAATCTGGCAGCAGACCAATGGCCGTATCGATGGCTTTATCTGCGCCGTGGGCTCGGGCGGCACGCTGGCTGGCGTTGCCGAAGCGCTGCGTGCACGCAGTGAAGATGTGAAGATCGGTCTGGCTGACCCTGAGGGCGCCGCGCTCTTCAACTATTACGCGCATGGCGAGCTGAAATCGTCGGGCAATTCGATCACCGAAGGCATTGGCCAGGGCCGTATCACGGCCAATCTGGAAGGCCTGACGGTGGACAACCCCTATCAGATATCCGATGCCGAGGCCCTGCCCTACATCTTCGACCTGCTTGAGCATGAAGGGCTGTGCCTGGGCGGGTCGAGCGCGATCAACATTGCCGGCGCCGTGCGCATGGCCCGCGATCTGGGGCCGGGCAAGACGATCGTGACGATCCTGTGCGATTACGGCAATCGCTATGCCAGCAAGATCTTCAACCCCGAATTCCTGCACGGCAAAGAGTTGCCTGTGCCCAAATGGCTGGAGGGTCGCACGTCGATCGACATCTCCAGCGTAATGGAAGCAGACCCGGCTTAG
- a CDS encoding glyoxalase superfamily protein, whose translation MRALTLICPVVKDRTVNSFMDAKLMAKLLRQGLAERGVELGHSACLELVARQFGVADWNILSARIDAASGDSLLLPEAWHLSGRSPGKYRAGLDPEQTGIVLIASRPEFADLLGEDDFCTLMQTVDAADFRGQRLRLRAQIKAQAADGVTIWFRIDGPNGLLAFDNLERSQTDGPLTGSSDWTERTIVLEVPQDAVSLNYGVYLKGRGLGWARGFDLEPVDQTVPLNPRIDRKLRAPTNLGFSARG comes from the coding sequence ATGCGAGCGCTGACCTTGATTTGCCCGGTTGTGAAGGATCGGACCGTGAACAGTTTCATGGATGCAAAACTTATGGCCAAACTCCTGCGTCAGGGGTTGGCCGAACGCGGCGTCGAGTTGGGCCATAGTGCCTGCCTCGAACTGGTCGCCCGCCAGTTTGGCGTGGCCGACTGGAATATCCTCAGTGCCCGAATCGACGCGGCTTCAGGTGATAGCCTGCTGCTGCCCGAAGCCTGGCATCTCAGCGGCAGGAGCCCCGGCAAATACCGGGCAGGGCTTGATCCGGAGCAGACCGGGATTGTCTTGATTGCCAGCCGCCCCGAATTCGCTGATCTGCTGGGCGAAGATGATTTCTGTACCCTTATGCAGACTGTCGATGCCGCTGACTTTCGCGGGCAACGGCTGCGGCTGCGGGCCCAGATCAAGGCGCAGGCCGCTGATGGCGTAACCATCTGGTTTCGCATTGATGGGCCCAACGGCTTGCTGGCCTTCGACAATCTTGAGCGCAGCCAGACCGATGGCCCGCTGACCGGTAGCAGTGACTGGACCGAGCGGACCATTGTGCTTGAGGTCCCCCAGGATGCCGTCAGCCTCAACTATGGCGTCTATCTCAAGGGGCGCGGGCTCGGCTGGGCACGTGGCTTTGACCTTGAGCCCGTCGATCAGACCGTGCCGTTGAACCCGCGGATCGACCGCAAACTGCGTGCACCGACCAATCTGGGCTTTTCGGCGCGCGGCTGA
- the cls gene encoding cardiolipin synthase, translating to MGFDDFLRAIIADLHIVAAIMAAIYLLAFVCAVREIMISRTSQGSIAWILALALLPFPTAFFYLVFGWKAFDDYATDRIRNGRAARPLRAKDLALIDHDTGALWPVQTKVSEVPFLTGNDVELLVDGRATFDSIFAGIAAAKHYLLVQFYIVRDDALGKELAERLIERANAGVKVYLLYDDVGSTGMPRRYRTQLREAGVKVAGFNQRHKFLRLYGPTRINYRNHRKIVVADGDHAWVGGHNVGVEYLGEDPKFGRWRDTHVRVSGPAALGCALLFREDWQWATGEELPSAPPDTVATPGKQSVLVMGTGPADRLEECAIAFTDVIGRARERLWIVSPYFVPDTDIRTALYAAKLRGVDVRIMLPNEPDHKLVWAASIAHADAMIQHGITIQRYTDGFLHQKVLLMDDQIATVGSVNFDNRSFAINFEITMWLTDPKAISDVEAMLVEDFKNCREVTMEEVTKRSWPMRFLTQAARLLSPVL from the coding sequence GTGGGTTTTGACGATTTTCTGCGGGCGATAATCGCCGATCTGCATATCGTGGCGGCCATCATGGCGGCGATCTACCTGCTGGCCTTTGTCTGCGCGGTGCGGGAGATCATGATTTCGCGTACCTCACAGGGCTCGATCGCCTGGATCCTGGCGCTGGCGCTGCTGCCCTTTCCAACCGCGTTCTTCTATCTGGTGTTCGGCTGGAAGGCGTTTGACGATTATGCGACCGACCGTATTCGCAATGGGCGCGCCGCCCGCCCCCTGCGGGCCAAGGATCTGGCCCTGATCGATCATGACACCGGGGCACTGTGGCCGGTGCAGACCAAGGTGTCCGAGGTGCCGTTCCTGACCGGCAATGATGTGGAATTGCTGGTGGATGGACGCGCGACATTTGATTCCATTTTTGCCGGCATCGCGGCGGCCAAGCACTATCTGCTGGTTCAGTTCTACATTGTGCGCGACGACGCGCTGGGCAAGGAACTGGCCGAGCGGTTGATCGAGCGCGCCAATGCCGGGGTGAAGGTCTATCTGCTCTATGATGATGTAGGCAGCACCGGTATGCCCCGGCGCTACCGCACCCAATTGCGCGAAGCCGGCGTGAAGGTGGCCGGGTTCAACCAGCGCCATAAATTCCTGCGGCTATACGGGCCAACGCGGATCAACTACCGCAATCACCGCAAGATCGTGGTGGCCGACGGCGACCATGCCTGGGTGGGCGGGCACAATGTCGGGGTGGAGTATCTTGGCGAAGACCCCAAATTTGGTCGCTGGCGCGACACCCATGTGCGGGTTTCCGGGCCGGCCGCGCTAGGCTGCGCCCTGCTGTTCCGCGAAGACTGGCAATGGGCCACAGGCGAAGAGTTGCCGTCTGCGCCGCCCGATACGGTGGCCACGCCGGGCAAGCAATCGGTGCTGGTGATGGGTACCGGGCCGGCCGACCGGCTGGAAGAATGCGCGATCGCCTTTACCGATGTAATTGGCCGCGCACGCGAGCGGCTGTGGATCGTCAGCCCCTATTTTGTGCCCGATACCGACATCCGAACAGCGCTTTATGCCGCCAAGCTGCGCGGCGTGGATGTGCGGATCATGTTGCCCAATGAGCCTGACCACAAGCTGGTCTGGGCCGCCAGCATCGCCCATGCCGATGCGATGATCCAGCACGGCATCACCATTCAGCGCTACACGGACGGCTTCCTGCACCAGAAGGTGCTGCTGATGGACGATCAGATCGCCACGGTGGGCAGTGTCAATTTCGACAACAGGTCATTCGCGATCAATTTCGAAATCACCATGTGGTTGACCGATCCCAAAGCCATCAGCGATGTGGAGGCCATGCTGGTGGAAGACTTCAAGAACTGTCGAGAAGTGACGATGGAAGAGGTCACCAAACGCTCCTGGCCGATGCGCTTCCTGACCCAGGCCGCCCGCCTGCTATCCCCCGTATTGTAA
- a CDS encoding alanyl-tRNA editing protein → MTQFLFRDDSYAQSVDATVIAITPENGVVLDQTVFYAASGGQPGDSGRIERADGSVVEIDTTIHPDGDKTSIVHVPVEGATLPAIGEVVTARLDWVRRHKLMRMHTALHLLSVVFAFPVTGGSIGEEKGRLDFDMPAVPEDLFALEEALNAMVAGDHGVSQEWITDAEMAANPDLVKTMNVKPPMGQGRVRLIRIGDVDLQPCGGTHVRSTAEIGPLKLGKIEKKGKQNRRVSLLFAE, encoded by the coding sequence ATGACCCAATTCCTGTTCCGCGATGACAGCTATGCGCAGTCAGTGGACGCCACCGTGATTGCCATAACGCCCGAGAATGGCGTGGTGCTCGATCAGACCGTTTTCTATGCCGCTTCCGGTGGTCAGCCGGGGGATAGCGGCCGGATCGAGCGCGCAGACGGTTCCGTGGTCGAGATCGACACCACCATTCACCCCGACGGCGACAAGACCAGCATTGTGCACGTGCCGGTCGAGGGCGCGACGTTGCCCGCCATTGGCGAGGTGGTCACGGCAAGGCTGGACTGGGTTCGGCGCCACAAGCTGATGCGAATGCACACCGCACTGCATCTGCTCTCGGTGGTGTTCGCTTTCCCGGTGACCGGCGGCTCAATCGGCGAAGAAAAGGGCCGGCTGGACTTTGACATGCCAGCGGTACCCGAAGATCTTTTCGCACTCGAAGAAGCGCTCAACGCCATGGTGGCTGGCGATCATGGGGTTAGCCAGGAGTGGATTACCGACGCCGAAATGGCGGCCAATCCCGATCTGGTCAAGACCATGAACGTCAAGCCGCCCATGGGTCAGGGCCGCGTGCGGCTCATCCGGATCGGCGATGTCGACCTGCAGCCCTGTGGCGGCACGCATGTCCGCTCGACGGCAGAAATCGGCCCGCTCAAGCTGGGCAAGATCGAGAAGAAGGGCAAACAGAACCGCCGCGTCAGCCTGTTGTTCGCGGAATAG
- a CDS encoding GNAT family N-acetyltransferase, protein MLETARCVLRAPDEADLAFVAALYQDADVRAYLGGALEPHAAIVAAQRLMMSRADNHLWVARIVSEQLLCGVVILGPHVDRRKMEISYMFAQQAWGRGLAHECVATVLSHAHGALGIPAVLAETQRNNGPSRRLLERCGMHHIASLQRFGATQLLYQSSPIPRTTG, encoded by the coding sequence ATGCTGGAGACGGCGCGCTGTGTCCTGCGCGCGCCAGATGAAGCCGACTTGGCCTTTGTGGCCGCGCTCTACCAGGATGCCGATGTCCGGGCTTATCTCGGTGGCGCTCTAGAACCGCACGCAGCCATTGTGGCGGCGCAGCGGCTCATGATGTCTAGGGCTGACAACCACCTCTGGGTCGCGCGGATTGTCAGCGAACAGCTCCTTTGCGGCGTGGTGATACTGGGTCCCCATGTCGACCGCCGGAAGATGGAAATTTCCTACATGTTCGCGCAGCAGGCATGGGGGCGGGGGCTGGCACATGAGTGCGTGGCTACCGTGCTTTCTCACGCCCATGGCGCACTGGGCATACCGGCTGTGCTGGCGGAAACGCAACGGAACAACGGACCTTCCCGTCGGCTGCTTGAGCGTTGCGGAATGCACCATATTGCTAGTCTGCAGCGCTTCGGTGCCACCCAGCTACTTTATCAAAGCAGCCCTATTCCGCGAACAACAGGCTGA
- a CDS encoding amino acid ABC transporter substrate-binding protein — MPLFFLRLPAFLAMLGSLLAMASAPVSAQTLDAVRERGFLICGATNALPGFAQKDAEGRWSGFDVDLCRAIAAAVFGDPDLIEFRSLRGETRFAPLQTEAVDVLTRNGPWTERRDTIYGASFVGTAFFDGQAFLVPQSLGLVSAFELDNVSICVIDGGDDLERIQEFFFANQATYTEVPYEDIDDLALAYRTGLCQIISAPGRQLQAIRRALPDPNAHRILPERISKDLLGPVVRSGDQQWFNIVKWTLFALINAEEVGITGLNTESLAASHTPVIRRILGVEGDFGTPLGLEPTFMADAIRAVGNYSELYDRHFGPQTGAALLRGQNSLWSNGGLLYAPPVR, encoded by the coding sequence TTGCCCCTATTTTTTCTGCGTTTGCCAGCGTTTCTGGCCATGCTTGGCTCCCTGCTGGCCATGGCGTCTGCGCCCGTTTCGGCCCAGACCCTCGACGCTGTGCGCGAGCGCGGTTTCCTGATTTGCGGTGCCACCAATGCGTTGCCAGGCTTTGCCCAGAAAGACGCTGAAGGGCGCTGGTCCGGCTTTGATGTCGATCTCTGCCGCGCCATTGCCGCGGCCGTGTTCGGTGATCCCGATCTGATCGAATTCCGCTCCCTGCGTGGCGAGACCCGTTTTGCGCCGCTGCAGACCGAGGCCGTCGACGTCCTCACCCGCAATGGCCCCTGGACCGAGCGGCGCGACACCATTTATGGCGCCAGCTTTGTGGGCACCGCATTTTTCGATGGTCAGGCCTTTCTCGTCCCGCAATCGCTGGGTCTGGTGTCGGCCTTTGAGCTCGATAATGTCAGCATCTGCGTGATCGATGGCGGCGACGACCTTGAGCGCATCCAGGAATTCTTCTTTGCCAATCAGGCTACCTATACCGAAGTGCCCTATGAGGACATTGACGATCTGGCGCTGGCCTATCGCACCGGTCTCTGCCAGATCATCTCGGCGCCGGGGCGCCAATTGCAGGCCATACGCCGTGCTTTACCCGATCCCAATGCCCATCGCATCCTGCCCGAGCGAATTTCCAAGGACCTGCTGGGCCCGGTCGTTCGCTCTGGTGATCAGCAATGGTTCAACATCGTCAAGTGGACGCTGTTCGCGCTGATCAACGCCGAGGAAGTGGGGATTACCGGTCTGAACACCGAATCCCTGGCCGCCTCGCACACGCCCGTCATCCGGCGCATCCTCGGTGTCGAGGGCGATTTCGGCACCCCGCTGGGCCTTGAGCCTACCTTCATGGCCGATGCCATTCGTGCCGTCGGCAACTATTCAGAGCTCTATGACCGCCATTTCGGTCCCCAGACCGGCGCTGCCCTGCTGCGAGGACAGAACTCGCTCTGGAGCAATGGAGGCCTGCTCTATGCCCCACCAGTGCGCTGA
- a CDS encoding amino acid ABC transporter ATP-binding protein, with translation MKISETDVAVEVVDMHKWYGDFHVLRDINLKVMRGERIVIAGPSGSGKSTLIRCMNRLEEHQEGHIIVNGTELTADLKRIDEVRREVGMVFQHFNLFPHLTILQNLTLAPIWVRGVPKGEAESMAMHYLERVKIPEQANKFPGQLSGGQQQRVAIARSLCMQPRIMLFDEPTSALDPEMVKEVLEVMISLAEEGMTMLCVTHEMGFARQVANRVIFMDQGQIIEQNEPEQFFSNPQHERTKLFLSQILH, from the coding sequence ATGAAGATCTCCGAAACCGATGTGGCCGTCGAAGTCGTCGACATGCACAAATGGTATGGTGATTTCCACGTCCTGCGTGACATCAACCTCAAGGTCATGCGTGGCGAACGCATCGTCATTGCCGGCCCGTCGGGCTCGGGCAAGTCGACGCTGATCCGCTGCATGAACCGGCTCGAGGAGCACCAAGAAGGCCATATCATCGTCAATGGCACCGAACTGACCGCTGACCTCAAGCGCATCGACGAGGTGCGTCGCGAAGTGGGCATGGTGTTCCAGCACTTCAACCTGTTCCCGCATCTGACCATCCTGCAGAACCTCACACTGGCCCCGATCTGGGTACGTGGCGTTCCCAAGGGCGAGGCCGAGTCCATGGCCATGCATTATCTGGAGCGGGTGAAGATCCCCGAGCAGGCCAACAAGTTCCCCGGTCAGCTCTCCGGCGGCCAGCAGCAGCGTGTGGCCATCGCGCGTTCGCTCTGCATGCAGCCGCGCATCATGCTGTTCGATGAGCCCACCTCGGCGCTGGATCCAGAAATGGTCAAGGAAGTGCTCGAAGTGATGATCAGCCTGGCCGAAGAAGGCATGACCATGCTGTGCGTGACCCATGAAATGGGCTTTGCCCGTCAGGTCGCCAACCGTGTGATCTTCATGGATCAGGGACAGATCATCGAGCAGAACGAGCCGGAGCAGTTCTTCTCCAATCCCCAGCACGAGCGGACCAAGCTGTTCCTCAGCCAGATCCTGCACTAA